The Stygiolobus azoricus genome window below encodes:
- the hisG gene encoding ATP phosphoribosyltransferase, whose translation MKIAIPNKGRLQQPVLQFLNSVGIKPLASDERALIVPTNWEGVQLVMVRTEDIPNIVEAGAAELGITGFDYVLESGVDVEELVHLDFGKAKIVLAVPVSWGINSPEEIKGEIRIATKYFNIARNYLAQKGIKAKLVKISGAAEVMPSLGAADAIIDVMSTGTTLKLHGLKAIDTVMESRAVVIGNKDWIKSDEAERINLLLTLMKGALFARNKKMVFMNVPDEKLDKVLSVLPAMLSPTLSKLAKSDAWEVITVIDEDTLPEIIGKVVANGARDIVIVDIEKVIK comes from the coding sequence TTGAAAATAGCAATACCAAACAAGGGTAGGCTACAACAACCTGTCTTACAGTTCCTAAACAGTGTAGGTATTAAGCCCCTAGCTAGTGACGAGAGAGCATTAATAGTACCGACTAACTGGGAAGGAGTACAGCTAGTTATGGTCAGGACGGAGGACATTCCTAATATAGTTGAAGCGGGAGCTGCGGAATTGGGTATAACCGGTTTTGATTACGTATTGGAATCAGGTGTAGACGTCGAGGAGTTGGTGCATCTGGACTTCGGTAAGGCTAAAATAGTTCTCGCCGTGCCAGTATCTTGGGGTATTAATTCTCCAGAGGAGATTAAGGGTGAAATCAGAATAGCGACGAAGTATTTTAATATAGCCAGAAACTACTTAGCTCAAAAGGGGATAAAAGCTAAATTAGTTAAGATAAGCGGAGCAGCTGAGGTAATGCCCTCTTTAGGGGCTGCCGATGCGATAATCGATGTAATGAGTACTGGGACTACTTTGAAACTCCACGGTCTGAAGGCAATAGATACGGTTATGGAAAGTAGGGCTGTGGTAATAGGAAATAAAGATTGGATTAAAAGCGATGAAGCTGAAAGGATAAACCTTCTACTTACCCTGATGAAAGGTGCTTTATTTGCGAGAAACAAGAAGATGGTATTTATGAACGTACCTGATGAAAAGCTTGATAAAGTGCTCTCCGTTCTCCCCGCAATGCTTTCTCCAACTTTATCTAAATTGGCTAAGAGTGATGCATGGGAAGTAATTACGGTGATAGATGAAGACACCCTTCCTGAGATAATCGGAAAGGTCGTGGCTAATGGTGCACGTGATATAGTAATAGTCGACATAGAAAAGGTGATAAAATGA
- the hisA gene encoding 1-(5-phosphoribosyl)-5-((5-phosphoribosylamino)methylideneamino)imidazole-4-carboxamide isomerase codes for MSLEVIPSIDISEGKAVKRIKGQRGSGLILGDPLRIAEQIYSEGYKKVHLVDLDAAEGVGNNEEIIKMICKEIGFDHTQVGGGIRSLDKAQKIANECSFIVLSTLPVMNREAFEKIWSEVGKDKILLSIDYNERGDVLIKGWKERREIKVEEILSFDVYGFIFTYVPKEGTKSGIDESVKKYVNIVKGVKEYAGGVSTIEDLMKLKVFGFDYAIIGMSFYNGSLRGVKVV; via the coding sequence ATGAGTTTAGAGGTCATTCCCAGTATAGATATCAGTGAAGGTAAAGCCGTAAAGAGAATTAAGGGTCAAAGAGGCTCTGGACTAATTCTGGGAGATCCTTTGCGTATAGCTGAACAAATATACAGCGAGGGATACAAGAAAGTTCACTTAGTCGATTTAGATGCGGCAGAGGGAGTCGGTAACAACGAGGAGATTATAAAGATGATTTGTAAAGAAATTGGATTCGACCACACACAAGTAGGAGGAGGAATAAGGAGTTTAGACAAAGCCCAAAAAATAGCTAATGAATGTTCTTTCATAGTTCTATCTACTTTACCTGTTATGAATAGAGAAGCTTTCGAGAAAATCTGGAGTGAAGTGGGCAAAGATAAGATTTTACTCTCCATAGATTACAATGAACGAGGGGACGTTTTAATAAAAGGATGGAAAGAGAGGAGAGAGATAAAGGTCGAGGAAATACTATCTTTTGATGTTTACGGCTTTATATTCACTTACGTTCCCAAAGAGGGCACGAAGAGCGGGATAGACGAAAGTGTAAAGAAATATGTTAATATAGTCAAGGGAGTTAAGGAATATGCAGGAGGGGTATCCACTATTGAGGATTTGATGAAGCTTAAGGTTTTCGGTTTCGATTATGCTATAATTGGTATGAGCTTCTATAATGGTAGTCTTAGGGGTGTAAAAGTTGTATAA
- the hisBd gene encoding imidazoleglycerol-phosphate dehydratase: MYNRSVKKVRETKETKVEIELDIDQKGEVRVQTPVKFFNHMLSTLLYYMNSTSTVIAEDKLGYDDHHVVEDVAITLGEAFKEALGDKRGIRRFANEIVPMDDALVLVAVDISGRGVSNIELNLQRSEIGGLATENVFHFFQTFSYHCGVNLHVIQLRGTNTHHIIEASFKALGMSLYEASRIISQDVLSLKGSL, translated from the coding sequence TTGTATAATAGGAGTGTTAAAAAGGTCAGAGAAACAAAAGAGACCAAGGTAGAAATCGAATTAGATATTGATCAGAAAGGCGAAGTCAGGGTACAAACTCCAGTCAAGTTCTTTAATCATATGTTATCCACTTTACTGTATTACATGAACTCGACTTCCACGGTTATCGCCGAGGACAAGTTAGGTTATGATGACCATCATGTAGTAGAGGACGTTGCTATAACGTTGGGAGAAGCGTTCAAGGAGGCTTTAGGTGATAAGAGGGGAATAAGGAGGTTTGCTAACGAGATAGTTCCAATGGATGACGCATTAGTCCTAGTGGCAGTGGATATCTCGGGAAGGGGAGTAAGTAATATAGAGTTAAATCTTCAGAGAAGCGAAATTGGAGGATTAGCAACAGAAAACGTTTTCCACTTCTTTCAAACGTTTTCTTATCACTGTGGAGTAAACCTACACGTAATTCAACTAAGGGGTACAAACACTCACCATATTATTGAGGCATCTTTCAAGGCTTTAGGTATGTCTTTATACGAGGCAAGTAGAATTATCTCTCAAGACGTGTTAAGTCTGAAGGGGAGCTTATGA
- the hisF gene encoding imidazole glycerol phosphate synthase subunit HisF — MTAKRIIACLDVKKGRVVKGVNFLDLKDKGDPTELAARYEDEGADEIVFLDVTATIEGRRALLEVVKNTASVLSIPLTVGGGIRTIDDVSTILGNGADKVSINTAAVENKKLITEAALQFGSQAVVVAIDAKKVDDDYKVFTRSGSYNTGLSAIRWAKEVEALGAGEILLTSIDRDGTREGYDITLTKMISEAVSIPVIASGGAGKEVHFLEALKVADAALAAGVFHDGVIRIQDLKMYLKSQGLEVRL, encoded by the coding sequence ATGACGGCAAAACGTATTATCGCTTGTTTAGATGTGAAAAAAGGTAGGGTTGTCAAAGGAGTTAATTTCCTAGACCTAAAGGACAAAGGGGATCCTACGGAATTGGCGGCGAGATATGAAGATGAAGGAGCTGATGAGATAGTTTTCCTAGATGTTACTGCTACAATTGAAGGTAGGAGAGCTTTATTAGAAGTGGTTAAGAACACAGCTAGCGTTCTTTCAATTCCTTTGACTGTAGGAGGTGGTATAAGGACTATTGATGACGTATCAACTATCCTTGGAAACGGGGCTGATAAAGTGAGTATAAACACTGCAGCTGTGGAGAATAAAAAATTAATTACTGAAGCGGCACTACAGTTTGGTTCTCAGGCAGTAGTAGTTGCAATAGATGCTAAAAAAGTGGATGATGACTACAAAGTCTTCACCAGATCTGGGAGTTATAACACGGGATTAAGCGCGATAAGATGGGCTAAAGAAGTTGAAGCTTTAGGAGCTGGTGAAATTCTTCTCACGAGTATAGATAGGGACGGGACTAGGGAGGGATATGATATTACATTAACTAAGATGATTTCAGAAGCAGTTAGTATTCCAGTAATAGCGAGCGGAGGAGCTGGAAAAGAAGTTCATTTTTTAGAAGCCTTAAAAGTAGCCGACGCTGCTTTGGCTGCGGGAGTTTTTCATGATGGAGTAATAAGGATACAAGACCTTAAAATGTATTTAAAGTCCCAAGGGTTGGAGGTAAGATTATGA
- the hisD gene encoding histidinol dehydrogenase encodes MISSELPKNRPNDFTKAILTVEEIIKLVREKGDKALLELEEKLDHMKLDSVVEDKIDELASKISPELKEAIDYIYEQLVEFHETIKPYNAGGNSKGVEFGVIWKPIEKVGIYVPGGNKAYPSTLLMAGIPAKVAGVNEIYAATPPSKIDPVICYIAKKLGVKKLYRLGGAQAIAAFAYGTESVKKVDKVVGPGNIYVQAAKFLVSRDIGIDGIEGPTELVIIADDTAKVEDLILDMRAQAEHGLSTFIVLLTTSQNIIDEVKRELESDRNVYYVVKVSSVEEAIKIANEISPEHLSLYVTNPKRYLDIVSNSGAVSLGSTPPAIIDYAAGPNHILPTNQWARFRGGVTVYDFLKPIMYANLEKPDEKLIQSAIILAKHEGFEFHAKSIGARYGR; translated from the coding sequence ATGATTTCAAGTGAATTACCTAAAAACAGACCTAATGATTTCACTAAAGCAATACTCACAGTGGAGGAAATAATTAAGCTAGTTAGGGAAAAAGGTGATAAGGCATTACTTGAGCTAGAGGAGAAGCTGGATCATATGAAGTTAGATTCTGTAGTAGAAGATAAGATAGACGAACTTGCGTCAAAGATATCCCCAGAGCTTAAAGAGGCCATAGACTACATATACGAACAGCTGGTCGAATTCCATGAAACTATTAAGCCCTATAACGCTGGAGGTAACTCAAAGGGAGTAGAGTTTGGTGTAATCTGGAAACCAATAGAGAAAGTAGGCATATACGTACCTGGTGGGAATAAGGCTTACCCATCTACTTTGTTGATGGCAGGAATTCCTGCAAAGGTAGCTGGTGTTAATGAGATTTACGCAGCTACTCCACCGTCTAAGATAGACCCCGTGATATGCTATATCGCTAAGAAATTAGGCGTGAAAAAGCTCTACAGATTAGGAGGTGCACAAGCGATAGCAGCCTTTGCTTATGGTACAGAATCAGTTAAGAAAGTAGATAAAGTTGTAGGTCCCGGTAACATATATGTTCAAGCTGCGAAATTTTTAGTGAGTAGGGATATAGGGATAGACGGAATCGAGGGCCCTACAGAGTTAGTAATTATCGCGGACGATACAGCAAAGGTCGAGGACTTGATTTTAGATATGAGGGCTCAAGCCGAGCATGGATTATCGACTTTTATAGTCCTTCTAACTACTTCCCAGAATATAATTGATGAAGTAAAGCGTGAACTAGAAAGTGATAGAAACGTGTACTACGTAGTTAAAGTTAGTAGTGTTGAGGAAGCTATAAAGATTGCTAACGAGATATCTCCTGAACACCTCTCTTTATATGTTACTAACCCCAAGAGATATTTAGATATTGTTTCTAACTCAGGCGCGGTAAGTCTAGGCTCTACTCCGCCGGCTATTATAGATTATGCTGCAGGTCCTAATCATATTCTACCTACTAATCAATGGGCTAGATTTAGGGGAGGGGTTACTGTTTACGATTTTTTAAAGCCCATTATGTACGCCAATCTCGAGAAGCCGGATGAGAAATTAATACAGTCCGCTATAATCTTAGCTAAGCATGAAGGTTTCGAATTTCATGCTAAGAGTATAGGTGCCAGATATGGCAGGTAA
- the hisE gene encoding phosphoribosyl-ATP diphosphatase: MAGNEVLDKLYKIIEDRISSQKEGSYTVKLYQKGKPYIAQKVGEEASEVIVAALAETKERLVEEVADLLYHLLVLMAVSNVKPEDVYEELKRRMKE, from the coding sequence ATGGCAGGTAATGAGGTATTAGACAAGTTATATAAGATAATTGAGGATAGGATTTCATCGCAAAAAGAGGGTAGTTACACAGTAAAATTATACCAAAAGGGGAAGCCTTATATAGCTCAGAAGGTTGGTGAAGAAGCAAGCGAAGTAATTGTCGCAGCTTTAGCCGAAACAAAGGAGCGTCTTGTAGAAGAGGTCGCAGACCTTCTTTATCATTTATTAGTTTTAATGGCTGTATCTAATGTAAAACCAGAGGATGTTTATGAGGAGTTAAAAAGGAGGATGAAGGAGTAA
- the hisH gene encoding imidazole glycerol phosphate synthase subunit HisH: MKATVINYGVGNLFSISAGLKRVGFEVSVNSQPEGNEDLIVFPGVGSFNAVASYLSSHKELLKDLRKSGTYFLGVCLGMQIMFEEGTEGGLTKGLGWFKGKVDKIENNGKDKLKLPHIGWDKLIVTDLTCPLTEGLNNQYVYYVHSYVAYPEDESIVRATTIYGIAYPAIICSDNIVGTQFHPEKSSKIGKIFLGNLYRWMKK, encoded by the coding sequence ATGAAGGCTACCGTCATAAATTACGGTGTGGGTAACCTTTTCAGTATTTCAGCTGGGTTGAAAAGGGTAGGCTTTGAAGTTTCGGTAAACTCTCAACCCGAAGGTAATGAAGACTTGATAGTATTTCCCGGAGTAGGTTCTTTCAATGCAGTTGCAAGTTATCTGAGTTCACATAAAGAGCTATTAAAAGACCTCAGAAAAAGTGGTACTTACTTTTTGGGTGTGTGCTTGGGAATGCAGATAATGTTCGAGGAAGGAACTGAGGGCGGTTTAACCAAGGGGTTAGGTTGGTTTAAGGGCAAAGTAGATAAGATCGAAAACAACGGAAAGGATAAGTTAAAATTACCGCATATAGGATGGGATAAGTTAATTGTAACTGACCTTACTTGTCCGCTCACTGAGGGGTTAAACAACCAGTACGTTTATTACGTCCACAGTTACGTAGCATACCCCGAAGACGAAAGTATCGTTAGAGCTACAACCATTTACGGAATTGCCTACCCCGCTATCATTTGTTCAGATAACATTGTAGGCACACAATTTCACCCAGAAAAAAGTAGTAAAATCGGAAAGATCTTTTTAGGTAACCTATATAGGTGGATGAAAAAGTGA
- the hisI gene encoding phosphoribosyl-AMP cyclohydrolase, with translation MRLSLEEATKIAEKFWFRHTDSTIIAVLQDVETKEVLMVGHMNREALIRTLTEGYAHFWSLSRKKLWLKGETSGHYQIVEDFKIDCDGDAIVLLVRSIGPVCHTGNKTCFYRSYNDIVIEKDKEKELNAKS, from the coding sequence ATTAGACTAAGCCTAGAGGAGGCTACTAAAATAGCTGAAAAGTTCTGGTTCAGACATACTGATTCTACGATAATAGCCGTCCTCCAAGATGTTGAAACGAAAGAGGTATTAATGGTAGGGCACATGAATAGAGAAGCTTTGATTAGGACTCTAACCGAAGGTTATGCTCATTTTTGGTCTCTGAGCAGAAAGAAGTTGTGGCTTAAAGGGGAGACAAGCGGTCATTATCAGATCGTAGAAGACTTTAAGATAGACTGTGACGGAGACGCAATAGTCTTGTTGGTACGGTCGATAGGGCCTGTCTGCCATACGGGGAATAAGACTTGTTTTTACAGATCCTATAACGATATAGTTATAGAAAAAGATAAAGAAAAAGAATTAAACGCAAAGAGTTAA
- a CDS encoding metal-sulfur cluster assembly factor yields MVEVNKEEWKKKIMEALTQVYDPEIPVDIVNLGLIYELKISDEGDVYIKLGLTAPGCPVVDDLIYTVEQVIKETVPVKSVEVDIDLETAWTPLKMTPEGREKFKKLYGYDIVEMWVQTYGLPTEGTQQ; encoded by the coding sequence ATGGTTGAAGTCAACAAAGAAGAGTGGAAAAAGAAAATCATGGAAGCATTAACTCAAGTTTATGATCCTGAAATCCCAGTAGACATAGTCAACTTAGGGCTAATATACGAGTTGAAAATTTCAGACGAAGGAGACGTTTACATAAAACTTGGTTTAACTGCACCCGGATGTCCTGTCGTAGATGACCTGATTTATACTGTAGAACAAGTGATAAAGGAGACTGTTCCTGTGAAATCTGTGGAGGTTGATATAGATTTAGAAACGGCGTGGACGCCTTTGAAGATGACACCTGAAGGCAGAGAAAAGTTCAAGAAATTATATGGTTATGACATAGTAGAAATGTGGGTACAAACTTACGGCTTACCTACTGAAGGTACGCAACAATAA
- the serS gene encoding serine--tRNA ligase produces MSWSILELLRTNPEKLKESISRRFVDVSLVDKAVELDKQWRATLQEVERLRHEHNVISSQIPRAPKEQKQELIKKAKELLKILEDKEKELQKIEEERDQILSELPNVVDDSVPIGPDENYSLPIKVWGKFKVYEKDVDEFLKQVKGLKADYEVIKWKPVGHADMLENVLKLGDTKKAGEVAGSRFYYLFNDIVWLDIALLNYAIDIMTSKGYTLVLPPYMLRGEVIKSVIDLDTFRDAIYKIENEDLYLIATAEHPIAALFFKEDIPKEKLPLKFVGISPAFRKEAGAANKDLKGIFRVHQFHKVEQFVFSLPEESWKYHEELISNAEQIFQGLGLPYRVINIASGDLGACAAKKYDLEVWMPAQAKFREMVSCSNCLDWQAFRMKIRYVDYKTNKKGYVHTLNSTAIASTRTITAILENNQREDGVVEIPKVLRKYLEVFAAAPKDYIYPKKE; encoded by the coding sequence GTGTCTTGGAGTATATTGGAACTACTCAGAACGAATCCTGAAAAGTTGAAAGAGAGTATAAGCCGAAGATTCGTAGACGTTTCGTTAGTTGATAAAGCTGTTGAATTAGATAAACAGTGGAGAGCTACGCTACAAGAAGTGGAAAGGCTTAGGCATGAGCATAATGTAATAAGTTCTCAAATCCCTAGAGCGCCAAAAGAACAGAAGCAAGAACTTATAAAAAAGGCTAAAGAATTGTTGAAAATACTAGAGGACAAAGAGAAAGAATTACAGAAAATTGAAGAAGAAAGAGATCAGATTCTTTCCGAGCTACCCAACGTAGTAGATGATTCAGTGCCGATTGGTCCCGATGAAAATTACAGTTTACCGATAAAAGTTTGGGGGAAGTTCAAGGTTTATGAGAAAGACGTTGATGAATTTCTCAAACAAGTTAAGGGATTAAAGGCTGATTACGAGGTAATAAAGTGGAAACCTGTAGGACATGCAGATATGTTAGAAAACGTCCTTAAGTTAGGGGATACAAAAAAGGCTGGAGAGGTGGCAGGGTCGAGGTTTTACTATTTGTTTAACGATATAGTCTGGTTAGATATCGCTCTCTTGAACTATGCTATAGATATAATGACCTCTAAGGGATATACTCTAGTTTTACCACCTTATATGTTGAGGGGTGAAGTCATTAAGAGTGTTATAGACTTAGATACTTTTAGAGATGCTATCTACAAGATAGAGAATGAGGATCTATATCTTATTGCCACAGCAGAGCACCCAATAGCAGCTCTATTCTTTAAAGAAGATATTCCTAAGGAAAAGCTCCCCTTAAAGTTTGTAGGTATTAGCCCTGCTTTTAGGAAGGAAGCTGGAGCAGCTAATAAAGACTTGAAAGGAATATTCAGAGTTCATCAGTTTCATAAAGTGGAACAATTTGTATTTTCTCTTCCTGAAGAAAGTTGGAAATACCACGAGGAATTAATCTCAAATGCTGAACAAATATTCCAAGGGCTTGGGCTTCCTTATAGGGTTATAAATATTGCCTCTGGTGATTTGGGAGCATGCGCAGCAAAGAAGTATGATTTAGAGGTATGGATGCCTGCACAAGCGAAGTTTAGAGAGATGGTGAGTTGTAGCAATTGTTTGGATTGGCAAGCGTTTAGGATGAAAATAAGGTATGTAGATTATAAGACAAACAAGAAGGGATATGTCCACACTCTAAATAGTACAGCAATTGCTAGTACAAGGACTATTACTGCAATTCTGGAAAACAATCAAAGAGAGGATGGTGTGGTGGAGATACCAAAAGTGCTCAGAAAGTACCTAGAGGTATTTGCTGCAGCACCAAAAGACTATATATATCCTAAAAAGGAGTGA
- a CDS encoding B12-binding domain-containing radical SAM protein has protein sequence MSFLEEKFDFIITTDRCLMTNHHGKEFLGFLGTGPAIGIPEKAWKWLACPKMKTDELGRPKEAPYGMRKIEAALIDAGYKAAIIDPDYIGKYLPHAKALMFSHHDYFAFGPPSSTWWGITKKEPVNYKSFQELIHKPEIKQAKQRGMKIIAGGPSVWQWLWRTDMIEEVGLDTLVDGEADTYIVKIAEMIMNNEPLPKYVYIGAEEAPSVDEIPEIKGASVNGLIEIMRGCARSCRFCSVTLRPTRYYPLEKIERELQVNVKNGVRHGVIHSDDVLFYGAVGIYPRPEPLIKLHKLVKKYYKSIAWSHASLAAIRYSEEKYGLISKITEIVYEDGHQNYLGVEVGIETGSSRLAKEIMPAKSAPYKVDEYPETVEEAFKIMHDHNIIPAGTMIVGLPEETEDDVYKTIELVDNLRSYRSILVPMFFVPMGYFKNKDWFTKVKLNEAHIELYKKVFWHDVYWAEDILDKFYLKSPVYMPVKWTLKLFLRVAKKQMKKVEAQLEGYLRK, from the coding sequence GTGAGTTTTTTGGAAGAGAAATTTGACTTCATAATAACAACTGATCGCTGCCTAATGACTAACCATCATGGCAAAGAATTTTTGGGCTTCTTAGGTACTGGACCTGCAATAGGAATTCCTGAGAAGGCGTGGAAGTGGTTAGCTTGCCCTAAAATGAAGACAGATGAATTAGGAAGACCGAAAGAAGCACCTTACGGAATGAGGAAAATAGAAGCAGCACTAATTGATGCAGGTTATAAGGCAGCTATTATTGACCCAGACTATATTGGCAAATACTTACCACATGCTAAGGCCTTAATGTTCTCTCATCACGATTATTTTGCTTTTGGCCCTCCATCTTCCACATGGTGGGGGATAACAAAGAAGGAGCCCGTCAATTACAAGAGTTTCCAAGAGCTAATTCATAAACCGGAAATTAAGCAAGCAAAACAAAGAGGTATGAAGATTATAGCCGGAGGACCATCAGTATGGCAATGGCTTTGGAGAACAGATATGATCGAAGAAGTAGGCTTAGATACCTTAGTAGACGGAGAAGCTGATACTTACATTGTAAAAATTGCCGAAATGATAATGAATAACGAACCGTTACCGAAATACGTGTATATTGGCGCGGAGGAAGCCCCTTCAGTAGATGAAATTCCTGAAATAAAAGGCGCTAGTGTTAATGGACTAATTGAAATAATGAGAGGATGTGCGAGATCTTGCAGATTCTGCTCCGTAACGTTAAGACCAACGAGGTATTATCCACTAGAGAAAATTGAAAGAGAACTACAAGTAAACGTTAAGAATGGCGTAAGACATGGGGTAATACACAGTGATGACGTTTTGTTTTACGGTGCAGTAGGAATATATCCTAGGCCTGAACCGCTTATAAAACTGCATAAACTAGTTAAGAAATACTATAAGAGCATAGCATGGAGTCACGCCAGCTTGGCAGCAATTCGTTACTCGGAAGAGAAGTACGGTCTTATCTCAAAGATAACAGAAATCGTGTATGAAGACGGTCACCAGAACTATCTCGGTGTCGAAGTAGGGATTGAGACCGGATCCTCAAGACTTGCAAAAGAAATAATGCCCGCTAAATCCGCACCCTATAAAGTAGATGAATATCCAGAGACTGTAGAAGAAGCATTTAAGATAATGCATGATCACAACATAATACCTGCGGGTACCATGATAGTAGGATTGCCTGAAGAAACTGAAGATGACGTCTATAAGACTATAGAACTAGTTGATAACCTGAGGTCATACCGTAGTATATTAGTTCCGATGTTCTTCGTACCTATGGGTTACTTCAAGAATAAGGACTGGTTCACTAAGGTTAAACTAAATGAGGCACATATTGAATTATATAAGAAAGTGTTCTGGCACGATGTATATTGGGCTGAGGATATTTTAGATAAGTTCTACCTCAAGTCACCCGTGTATATGCCGGTAAAATGGACATTAAAGCTATTCCTTAGAGTTGCAAAGAAGCAAATGAAAAAAGTTGAAGCCCAATTGGAAGGTTACTTAAGGAAATAA
- a CDS encoding HIT family protein: MDSCVFCKIIKGELKSQKVYEDDYVLAFLDINPIHKGHTLVVSKKHYDNIYDIPDDELKKVIVVVKKVAIAIKKMGADGVNVVQNNDEAAGQRVFHIHFHVVPRYKGDRIKIDTIEDRTRYKDENEMREYADKIRRFLS, encoded by the coding sequence ATGGATTCCTGCGTATTTTGTAAAATAATTAAAGGTGAACTTAAATCACAAAAAGTATATGAAGACGATTATGTGCTAGCTTTTCTAGATATTAATCCTATTCATAAAGGACATACACTCGTGGTAAGTAAAAAGCATTATGATAACATATATGATATTCCAGATGATGAATTAAAAAAAGTTATTGTAGTAGTAAAAAAGGTTGCTATAGCAATTAAAAAGATGGGTGCAGATGGTGTTAATGTTGTCCAAAATAATGATGAAGCAGCAGGACAAAGAGTGTTTCACATACACTTTCACGTGGTTCCGAGATATAAAGGCGACCGTATTAAAATAGACACAATAGAGGATAGGACTAGATATAAAGATGAAAATGAAATGAGAGAATATGCAGATAAGATTAGAAGGTTTTTAAGTTAG
- a CDS encoding DNA-directed RNA polymerase subunit M: MQFCPKCGGVLVPAKKDGKEILKCNKCGYEKELSEKEKKEYSVKEKADKSNKVLTTSLVSDKGERRLEEEQLEQEREEYYKEIGLELLREEFEESEKSEEE, from the coding sequence ATGCAATTCTGTCCTAAATGTGGAGGAGTGCTAGTACCTGCCAAGAAGGATGGCAAAGAAATACTGAAGTGCAATAAATGTGGTTACGAGAAGGAACTCAGTGAAAAAGAGAAAAAAGAGTACAGTGTGAAAGAAAAAGCTGATAAAAGCAACAAAGTCCTTACTACCTCCTTAGTAAGCGATAAAGGAGAAAGAAGACTAGAGGAAGAACAACTAGAGCAGGAGAGGGAAGAATATTATAAGGAAATAGGACTTGAACTGCTCAGGGAAGAATTTGAAGAAAGTGAAAAATCTGAAGAGGAGTAA
- a CDS encoding Lrp/AsnC family transcriptional regulator, which yields MSDRKRVEIDTVDRKLLIELLKDSRVSLRKLAEEMNVSPATLHNRLFRLVQEGVIKGFTALIDYSKLGYTLTSIIMAKVDGKHLVEFEREIANLDNVIGVYDIVGEYDVAVIAKFRSVEDLDNFLKSLLKNPKVERTHTSIVLNVVKEDPRIKIV from the coding sequence ATGTCTGATAGAAAACGGGTTGAGATCGACACAGTCGATAGGAAATTATTAATTGAGCTACTAAAAGACTCAAGAGTAAGTTTAAGAAAACTAGCGGAAGAAATGAATGTATCACCTGCGACTCTCCATAATAGATTATTCAGGCTTGTCCAAGAGGGAGTAATAAAAGGATTTACAGCATTAATTGACTACTCAAAATTAGGCTATACACTTACAAGCATAATAATGGCTAAGGTAGATGGAAAACATTTAGTTGAATTTGAAAGAGAAATAGCCAATCTAGATAATGTTATTGGAGTCTACGATATTGTAGGAGAATACGATGTTGCAGTAATAGCAAAGTTCCGCAGTGTAGAAGATCTCGACAACTTCCTGAAAAGCTTATTAAAGAACCCTAAGGTGGAGAGAACTCACACGAGTATAGTTCTTAACGTAGTTAAAGAAGATCCTAGGATTAAAATTGTTTAA